One Zingiber officinale cultivar Zhangliang chromosome 10B, Zo_v1.1, whole genome shotgun sequence genomic window, gtcacTCGCCTGGAAGTCTCTCCGGAATCTCAGCGCGAGTCGACAGGTGAGACGTGAGGGGCATGTcgtccggccggcgcaggggatgaaggccgtccggacgatgttctccatccagccggccggacgtacgtcccgggCGACGGTGAAGGAGAACAGGAacctcttctgacagccgtcaagtcatatgactaagccatactcctagtctgacaacggagTATCTTGCTGTCCCATCAAAGgtgcgatgggactgttgcagtatgacgtcaggtaagttttctgacaagcacacaccgaggcatgggctgcggatACGCACGCGCCTCGATAGGCGTGCAGGAGCTTTTTCAGCGCCCTATATAAAGAGtcgtagacttcgccggaggtacgcaatttTTCGACAAGcttgggagctcctttttccactacttacctgacttgagcgtcggagggttacCGCCGGGAACCCCTGCCCGGCCCGatttctgtgcaggatcgccgaagcttcggaggcctgcgtcatcgactaggagagtgccacgtgcccagcgtcctttggttcgacgattcggacaggatcagtcatGATCTTCCTAACAATtagaatggaaaaaaaaaatcaatgagtATTAACTGAATATTAAGTATCAAAGACATGATCGGCTAACGAACGTCGACCAAATTCCACGGGAACTACAATTAGCAAGCAAATCGCTCGATAACAAATCAACCACACCATCGCATGGAAATGAATAGACCGCGAACTGAGAATATAACGGAGGAAACGAGAGCTGCTTTTCCCACCTCTCCTAATATCCTCACCTCCCATCCCCACTTAATTTTTTTACCTTTATATCCTTTCCATATTCTCATactcaaatttttttaaatttttttttatttttattagttttgttttattaataagtttttaaatatttttttatcaattttattctttttgaataattttttttttattatatgtcTGTGTATttacatgtacctccctccatatccgtgggaccgacacTAGCACTAAGAGTGTTAatgtaatgttttttttttcaaataaagaaTATatgtaataatatataaaaaaatacgtgaaaatatataaaaataaaaattttaatcaatttaaaaggaTGAGAGGTTCTGACATTGGAAAAAAGATAATTTAAAGGGAGATATCtgtgttaaaaattaaaaaatgtacaACTTAAAGGGAGTAGAAATTCTAACATATATCTATTGAAAAATGaataatttaaagaaaagaaaaaattctAACATATGTCATATGTCCagagttaaaaagagataattaTAAAAAGAGGGAAGGTAAATATtgatgaaataataataaataaaattaatttaaaaataaataaaaattaaaataacaaagaaagaaaaaaaggggGATAAAAATGATATTtgacatgaagaaagaggaggggcGAGGGGTGCGGTGTTTATCAAAGGGAACTTTAGAAAAGGGCGTGCCAATCGTTATAATTCGTTGGCCTGTGGGAAAAAAACAACGGTTGGATTAAAACGGCGTGGGAAGACAGCACGTTTTCTTCTGACTATGGCATGGTATGCTGACAACTTAGCGGGATCCAATTACATCATTGCTTATGCACAGGGCATAAAGGGATCCAGTGGACAAGTTGGACGCGACGGAACGCTATTTCGTCACCAATGGGTATCCAGTATTCTCTATGGACTCAGAGCCACAAGCCATGATGAGAAGCTTACAATATCCTTTTTCAGACATTTTCTGAATGTGTTTGTGTTTAAGTTTAATTCTACCGAACCCTCTACGGCACTATGCTATGGGAAATTGACTGGCCATGACACATCAAGCGTAGCTCAGGAGGGAGAGCAAAGCAATCGAGGAACCAGTTTGACAAGTTAAATTGAAGCGACATTATAAACATAAAGATGACATGACTTTGGCACAGTGGAAATAAAACGTTTACGTTTGCACAGGAAATAAAACATTATAAACATAGAGATAAAATGACGTTACAGTCGACGGAAGTCATTTACGCTTTGGGCTGGGTTGCAGCAAATGGAGCAGAGGCTCTATCGCCATCACCATTTCGCATCGTACTAACTGATGATGCTCCTCGCCGACGCGATCCTGCGGCCTCACCTCCCCGTGAAGAAAACAATATTCAATtggaaaaaaaacattaaatcCATTTATTGTCATTCAGATAATTGCTAATAAATAATATGAATACTCAATTTGAGAAAATGAGCATATACAGACGATAGGATCTTGATGGACTCGAACCATCATCCTCTCGCGCCATATATGGCTGAGCGCTCTACCATTTTGAGCTTAAAGATCCAAGGCGACAACTACTTACTTATATTGCTCTCCGATGTAACCAGACGAAATAAAACAAATTAATAATTTATAGCTCAGACGTCCATTGTTTTCCGAACTGCTCAACAAAACCATACAAATAAATCACTTTATATGTAGTTCACAGCAACTAATGTTTCCTTTATTTTTTGAATACTCAAAATAAAATGATTCCCGCAACATTATAGGGCAATATTTTTTAGGCTTTTCAACAATCTTTATATACCAATATTTCAAATCTATATACCACACTGTTTTACGCTCACTAATAATGGCGTCAAactgttcatttatttatttatttttttgttcttCACAAGTATTAATTATTAAATGGAGCTTAAGGGAGAAAAACAGACGTACAATTAAAACCGCAGACCACCCCTAGAATTCACCAAAAAGCTAATTTCAAAAATGCAAACAAGATTTAACAAGAAACGTTTCAACCAGTAAGAGTATATATCCAAATGAATTTACTCCCTAATTACATGTCCAGatgaatactaaaaaaaaaacacttcGTATAAAAACTACAAACAAGATACAAATACGTAATAAACATAGATAAGGTAATCAAATGTGAGCCAATACTGCCTACTCCCTTCTTCCTAGCAAAGGCGCCGTGTGCCTTTATTACTAGCAATAGCCCCTCCTTCAATTGCAAAACAATTAATTGAGTTCCAACAACTACATAACTTCAGATAATTTGAAACCAAATGACAAATGACAAATAACAAATCTGTACCAAAAATTACAGCTGCACGTTGTAGAACAAGTACCAAGCAAGAAAAACATTCTGCGAATTGAACGAGCATGATAACACAGAAAccagaagcaaaaaaaaaatttatcgaaCTTAATTATGTTAAATGCACATTTTATCAAATTTCCAATAAATCTATACCTTTATGAATCAATATGTTAGCTTTGGGCCACAAGGTAAAGATTGCATTTGTTGCAGAATGTGTTGAATATCAATTCTGGTTCACGGTGAAGCATATTAGTTGCGTTTTCAGCTGAAAATTGAACTTGAATGTAAACAATCAACGACGGCCAAATAGCATCAACGCGTCCCAGTGGAATTCATCATAATCCATACTGAAAGGAAAGTAGTCCACctttgtcttcaaatccttgacttccGAACAATGTATGATCTATAAATACATGTTCAAGAAAGCATGCGTACCTAGGGGATACAACTCGGTAGCAAAGATACAATTTAcaattacaaaattaaaaaatcactTGATAATCAAATTATTTCTATGAATAAAAAAATCGGACATCGTTGTGAAGACAAGATCAGGCTAACAATCAGCAATTGCTGATAGACGTGGTTGATTAATGAAGcgaaacaataaaagaaaaaatatttatttgaaaaCTAGTTATAAATGAACGATCGAAGAACATTGGACGCAATAAATCACAAAAACGTAATTAATATTTGAACTTGCTCTCTTTAGAACATAACAAATATTTTGGAACAAAGTGAATCAGTGGATGAGATTATCTTATACCTTGTGAAACTGGTCGCCGTTTCATTGCTGAGCCTTGATGCTATTTCTTTTGAACATGAAAGACATGAATATATATACCTTTGTAAATTTGTAGATCGAATTGCTTTGAATCTTGGTGAAAATGGCGTTAGACTTTCGTGGCAGACGGAGCTCTCATAAATATCTGGCACACTATGATGGAAAGCAGAGAACAAGGCACAGAAGGGGGAACCCGGGGCCTAAAAGCACCCCATGCGATCCCCCACACACACcaaaaaaaattcctttattattattttttttgaccTGCCAAGCGAGCGCACCCGACATGGCAAAGGTCGAGGTAACAGAGTAGAGGAAACAACAGAGATCCTAATTTACCTTAACCTCCATGCAGATCCACAGTTCGCAATAGCACTACATAAGAAAGCACCCATATTAACATCTCTACTTCTAAATACTCTTAAAATTAGACATCGTGAAATCCATGCATCCAAAACCTCATGGAACATCACCCTCCTGGATCCGCTGCATGAAACAGTCAGACAATCCTGATCAAGCACGTAGACAACGCCTGAACGACGTCCCATGCCGTGCCCTTGCGAGAAAAGATGCAGTTACAATTCGAAAATTCAGAGCATGGCCCATGCTTTTTGTGAATACTCACAGATCCGCAGATCCATCTCAACTAGAATTCTAATAAATCAAGATGAACTCGAGAAGGAACACACGGAGACCCACTTCAACCATATTGTTTACTTGGCTCTGGAAGTATAAAATCGAACCACCAAGAAACAACCAGGAGAGTAGAGAAGCAAGATAAACTAACCAATTCTCGTCGATCTAGCCGGCCAACCACGGTGAAACAAGGAATAATCACTGACCCAAAAGAAATAAACGATCTGACTCACCGATGAAAGAAGTAAAGACATGATCGACGAGCCAACCTCAACCATCCTCCACAGAGGAAACCAGAACCGCGAAGAAATTGCCCGACCACCAATCAACGCACGACCACAAGGATCAGAAGGAAAACAAGATAGGAACGAAGAAACTGCAAAGAAAAGGGTACGCGATCCATTGTCATTTATTGGCTCTGGGGACAGAAGTAGACGGCTCGATTAAAGCGGTGTTTAAGTAACGGTTTGGATGTTTTCACGTGGCCTGCAGTTACTGGTTGTGCCAGCAAAAGCATTGCTCGCGTGCGGAGTACGCATCGCTTCCCCATGGCCTGGCCATGCCGACCTATTCGCAGGACCACTCAACACTATTACGTCACTGCTTACGCAAATTGCTTGTTCAAATGCAGTGTCACGGCCATGTACCAGCTATCCGTCCCACCAATGGCTATCAGTAACGTTATACAACTGAATCCACATTATCGGATGGTATAAGTGAAATAAGCTGTTTTGTGTTTGCAAAGGATTCGAAGTCGCACGAAGATAGCGGGGTGACTTGCATTCGCCGTCAGTGATTCCTCTTTGGACCCACGACAACAACGAACGGTGTTTGCATTCTTTGCCTAGCAACAAAACGGTCTCTGTCCACGAGGAAGACAGAGCAAGACGACCGCCATCTCATCTGATAAGATGAAACTAGCCATCGACGACGATTTCGCATCcatctctatttttgttttgatatCTTGTAAATGAGTTTTCAAatccaaatttatttatttttatatttattttacatATAAATCACAGAGGGGGTACGATTGACAACCTAAGGCTGGGTCGAGTCGTTTTatgaggaaaaaaaatagaagctTAATTTGTTTAAATACATAACTGAAGAccatttattcatttatttactttgggaaggaaaaaaaatcagaatGTTCAGTCATCCAAACAAGCACTGCCTTTGTTGGGCTGAGCCCACGCAAGCAAGAACATCATATTACATATTCTATACACGCTAGAAGAATTATAGCCACATCAAACATACTAAATAGGaacataataataaacaaacaCAGAATATATTATTAGTGTGTAGTTTCTTCTGCTTAATTTTTGTTGCACACTACTGCAAGATGTATATTGGCCTATAACTATTTACGCAATGCACACAAAGTAACTGATTGATTAGCCGCGACGATCATTTTTTacagttttcaaatttgaagccTGGCTCGGTGCATTCACCAACGATGAACACGAGATTTACATAGGGACTTCATCATGATTAAATATACCTATGAGATCATGATTTAGGTTTTAAATCGTTTTGTCTGATAATTCATATTTGATCAAATGGGGTAGACTTTTATGGGGAGTCCTTTTGGGAACTCAATGAAGGGGAATGCAAGCGGGTGATCCGGCTCAGCCAACTCCCATCTGTAGCTCAGCACGAGGTGGTGCAGGAAGACCGCCAGCTCGAGCTTCGCGAGCTCCGAGCCTGCACACAGACGCGGCCCGCCGCCATAAGGCATGAAGTTGTTCGTCGTCGTCGATGTCACGCCGTTTTTCTGCACGCAAAGTGTTGGTCGTTTTTGTTTGTTAGACTGACAAGCGCAAAACATAAAAGACAAATTATATGGATGTGCCTTGTGCATGTTGTCGTGCCTATGACATGGATTGAGAGCACTTCGTTGTTCGGCATATATTCAATTTTGGTAGTGGCGTTCCATGTTGTATGCAATGTGTATATGTACATCTAtgtattttaatcttaaaatccaattattttcttatcttttccTTTCTAAAAAAGCTCCGCTACGTGGGATGTGCACGTGTAGATGTGGTACCTAAACATCAATTACATAACAGTTTAGATCATACCATAAAAGGACTGATCCCTTGGCACGTCAACAAACCACTTGTTTATATTATTACTACGTACCCCACTCTCCTCGCCGAGTGAAAAGATATTAAGTGCTTTGCAGAGAGCTGAATGGTGTATTTCTTTATTCTTGTAGTTAAAATGTCATTAATTAGTCTGTCAGATCATCAATTATGCATGCATCAAAATTAATTTGTGAGTACCACaaagttaattaataaattaattggaCTCACCTGCCACCTCCAGGGTGTGAACCGGTGAGGATCATCGTACAGAGAAGAATCCAAGTGAACTGAAGCAAAAACAGGTAGAATTTTCCATCCACGTGGAATCTTGTACCCTTAATTTGCGATTGTAAGCAATATATTCATTAATCCCGTCAGTTCATGCAAGACGTACGTAAAAGTATACTTATCAGCTAAATTGACGTCGAGAGAAAAACTTATACTGTGTCGTTTTTTACCTTTATATTCTACATCTCGAAGAACTTTTCTATGCACGAACCTTACGACGTTGCTAAGTCGTAGGGTCTCGTTTATAACCTTCATTCGTTAAATAGATTAACTTAAAGAGAATACTAATTAATTAACAATAAACTCGATCCAGTAATTAACTGATGAAAGCGCTTACACATTGAGTGAATTCCATCTCTTTGTAGTCTTCCCAAGTTAAACTCGACTCTGCTCTTTGTAGCTTCTTACGTTCTATTTCACTGTGCTCCTCCTAGTAGCATGGATATAGGTATGTACAATTATTATAAAAGTAATAAGTCAATCCTATATGTATATTATATATTGTTTAACAAGTCATACCCGGAGTTCTTGAACGGCCTCTGGGCAGCTCTCCAAGAAGAATATAGCTGAAGCCAAGGCCACCGATGACGTTTCATGGCCGGCAAATAGTAGGCTGAGCAAAAGGTCGAGGGTCTGCTCTTTGGAAAGATTGGAGTGCTTTAGACACCAACCAAGGAGATCATCCACCTCCTCGTCTCCCTCTTGCTCTCTCATCTCTTGCCATCTTTCTTGCATTTTTTGTTCAATCACATTAAGAATGTTTGATCGCGACTGCCAATCAATCAgagttattactatttttttatcaAGGAAAGCAAAATAGTAAAAATGATGATAATTATGGCCTAGTATGGCTGATGAGCCAATGAAAGTGACCATTGACTCGATAGCTTCCAAGGAAGGAAGGATATCTCATGTTGGATCTTCGCAATCATGTCTAATTATAGGGTGGGCCAGAGGAGCTCTCCATATATTAATCATCCATAAAAACCAATCAATTTTTAATTGCGTCTcgacaataaaaaataaataaaaatgtaatCATTGTAATGGATGATGATATGCATATACCTTCAAGGCCTTCCAGTATGGAGTCCCGGGAAATTTTAGAGGTGCAGATATCACTCCTTTCATGAAGGATATGTACTCCAATCTCAACTTCTCTGTCTTTGCTTCGTACGGCTCCATGCTCATGATAttttttgccatcaaattgaaggtaAACTGAAGAGAAAACCCAATCAAATTAACGAACACTTGTCGATTCATGTTAAAAAGAAAACAGAGAGATTTTTTAAGTGCCTTTTTAGCTTCTTCTAGAGCTGAGAAAGGGGAACCGTGAATCCAAGAGCGAAGCACGAGAAGGGAGTGGCGCTCGACCTCCGGCAAGAGGCGGGATCGGAGCCTGACGTTGTTCATGAAGTTGAGCGAGATCATTCGCATTTCGCGGTGCATGTCACCGACTAGAACCAGCATCGACCATTTCCCCAGGATCCCACCGATGCTGCTCGGGTAGCTGCACTCAAACAGCTTCCCTTCGTTCTGCAGTACGAACCTGTTCAGCGCTGCGTCCGCCGACACGATCGTCGGCTCGCCGAAGAGATTCGACCGGTAGATCTTCCCGTACCTGGCAGCGCAGTGCAtgcatcatcatcatcagctgCATTCGCTTTCCAATTCAGTGCTCAAGGCGAGGAAGTAATACCTCGATATGTGTTGCTCCATGAACTGGCCGACTGAAGTGGCTGGATGAGGCTTGAGATATCCGAAGGTTTCGCCAACGAAAGGCCAACCTCGTCGACCAGGTGGGAGGTTTAACTGCTTTCTCTTCCATTTGATGAGTTTAACAGACAAAAGCACGGCCAGAGTCAGGAGGAGAAGGAATTGTACTGAAAAATTAAGCATGGTCAGGGCTAGCTTGTCTCTTCCTGAGTCTTTGATGTATAAACTGGAAGGAAACTAAGACAGGGGTCCTCTTAATTTATAGAACAAAAATAACCCTGCTTAGCCGGATTAGCTTGGGTTTACCCTCACTGAAATTACCCGGATATCCCCAATCAGACAATTAAAAATGATTATGACTAATTTAAAATGGTTGCGACTTTATTAATAGTAAACCATATTACCACATCGAGGATCTTGCCAAACTAACTAGCATCCAATAAGTTGATGGGCTTATCATCCCACAGATAGATCCGGACAATTGCAGCAACAACCTTCAGCGGTAGCACTCTTTGTTCCATCTCAGAGACAATTGTTTCAAGGGCATTTTCCACATGAATCTTTCTTGAACCGACAAGACGCCCGGTGCGTTGCATCATAGAAAGAAGCTGATAAAGAAGGGAATCAATCCATCTCTCCAACTGTGTGAATTAACGCCAATCATCAGCAATGATGAAGTATACAAATAAGATTAAGGGCACGTAACAATCATCATGGAGGGTGAGTAAGAATGCTACTATTGTCTCAGTTCACACTTTATCCATCCAAATCCAATGGATCGCAGACAATTCCAAAAGAACTCTGCTGCcgttctttcttttctttggcCTGGGAACAGAGGAGTGGTATAATCACTGTGTTCGAGTCACTTTGAAAAAGAAGCTGCAGCAGCTAGCAAGTAGCGAGGCCATCCGTGCGGCAAATTGAAACGCGTCCACCGCGCACATTGATTGCCTCGTGCCCCTGCGTCGTCCCTACCTACGTGACCACACCTGCGCCACGCATTCTCTATCTCTTTCTTTTTCGCTTCTTTATGTTGTTGTTGCGGTAGCAGCAGTAGTAGTTGGCCAGCCTACGCTCTGCACTCGATGGCATGGTGGGATGCAGGTTGACTGACGAATCAAGAGGCATCCCACTAACACCAATGAATATATATAATTGCAaagatttagtttaatttatccTTTCCTTACAAGTTATGACATGTCCATATCATACCTTTAAGCTCATGTTCAAGTACCCTTGTACTCTCAATGCATGCACGTCGACGACATTCCATCTGTCTGATTTGAAGGAGCGGATCCATGACAGAGACCCATCATCAAATGTGATACATGGATCTAATTCCGTCTGATATTTTTAGTGAGTTGTTGTTGTGATCGCACACGCACGTAGGGTATGGGCGAGGGTTGTCATTTAATTTACAAAACCTTTTCAATTTTGTCTGCTTTAACTTCAAGCATGGCAACCCGGGGCAGAAGACGAGGACCTCAGAGGGTCATGCGTGCATGAGAGAGTGATGGGGCTCCTCAAATCACGGCCATGCCCATTGAATCCGTGAGCGCGTGTTCCAGCCACGGCCGTCGTATCATTGCCCATGCCCACCTGAGGCCTGCTTTTGCAGTTTTGCTTTCTTCCTTTTTGAGTGTCTCTGCTAGCTCCTCATTGAAATGAAAGGGCCTTTAAACCTGCAACGGTACATTTAAACAAGCCACTGCGCTTTTGACTAACCAACTTACAGAAGAAGGATCAAATTGAGagcaaattttctaaaaattggtcTTTTAATATCGATTAGTGGTTAAGAATAGGGTTAGGTGCTAATTGTGAAGAAGAAACgcagatgaggctgagagagaagGATGAGGCCTGTTTTTTTGCTTGTTTGGTTTAGAGAACTTTTACTTTGACAAATTGAGCACCAAACTCGTAGGAGAAGACTGAGAACTTGCATTTTGATAGTTTTCTAACTGCTTCAACTTCGCGATTAACTGCAGCAaaatatataa contains:
- the LOC122028682 gene encoding cytochrome P450 90B2-like isoform X2, giving the protein MLNFSVQFLLLLTLAVLLSVKLIKWKRKQLNLPPGRRGWPFVGETFGYLKPHPATSVGQFMEQHISRYGKIYRSNLFGEPTIVSADAALNRFVLQNEGKLFECSYPSSIGGILGKWSMLVLVGDMHREMRMISLNFMNNVRLRSRLLPEVERHSLLVLRSWIHGSPFSALEEAKKFTFNLMAKNIMSMEPYEAKTEKLRLEYISFMKGVISAPLKFPGTPYWKALKSRSNILNVIEQKMQERWQEMREQEGDEEVDDLLGWCLKHSNLSKEQTLDLLLSLLFAGHETSSVALASAIFFLESCPEAVQELREEHSEIERKKLQRAESSLTWEDYKEMEFTQCVINETLRLSNVVRFVHRKVLRDVEYKGYKIPRGWKILPVFASVHLDSSLYDDPHRFTPWRWQKNGVTSTTTNNFMPYGGGPRLCAGSELAKLELAVFLHHLVLSYRWELAEPDHPLAFPFIEFPKGLPIKVYPI
- the LOC122028682 gene encoding cytochrome P450 90B2-like isoform X1 translates to MLNFSVQFLLLLTLAVLLSVKLIKWKRKQLNLPPGRRGWPFVGETFGYLKPHPATSVGQFMEQHISRYGKIYRSNLFGEPTIVSADAALNRFVLQNEGKLFECSYPSSIGGILGKWSMLVLVGDMHREMRMISLNFMNNVRLRSRLLPEVERHSLLVLRSWIHGSPFSALEEAKKALKKSLCFLFNMNRQVFVNLIGFSLQFTFNLMAKNIMSMEPYEAKTEKLRLEYISFMKGVISAPLKFPGTPYWKALKSRSNILNVIEQKMQERWQEMREQEGDEEVDDLLGWCLKHSNLSKEQTLDLLLSLLFAGHETSSVALASAIFFLESCPEAVQELREEHSEIERKKLQRAESSLTWEDYKEMEFTQCVINETLRLSNVVRFVHRKVLRDVEYKGYKIPRGWKILPVFASVHLDSSLYDDPHRFTPWRWQKNGVTSTTTNNFMPYGGGPRLCAGSELAKLELAVFLHHLVLSYRWELAEPDHPLAFPFIEFPKGLPIKVYPI